Proteins from a single region of Ailuropoda melanoleuca isolate Jingjing chromosome 15, ASM200744v2, whole genome shotgun sequence:
- the TRIOBP gene encoding TRIO and F-actin-binding protein isoform X2 gives MGGWKGPGQRRGREGPEERRRAAERGGGGGIPALLGPAREPFPPSCLLLPPPRGAAMTPDLLNFKKGWMSILDEPGEWKKHWFVLTDSSLKYYRDSTAEEADELDGEIDLRSCTDVTEYAVQRNYGFQIHTKDAVYTLSAMTSGIRRNWIEALRKTVRPTSAPDVTKLSDCNKENTLHGYSTQKGSLKAGEQRGGSEVIGRGSLRKADGQRQSLDYVELSPLTQGSPQRARTPARTLDRPAKQEELERDLAQRSEERRKWFEATDSRPPETAGGEGPRRGLGAPLTEDQQSRLSEEIEKKWQELEKLPLRENRRVPLTALLNQGRGERRGPPGDSHEALEKEVQSLRAQLEAWRLQGEVPQGAPRSQEDSHIPPGYISQVDMITVPILQTSH, from the exons atgggCGGATGGAAGGGGCCGGGGCAGCGCCGGGGAAGGGAAGGGCCGGAGGAGCGGCGGCGGGCGGCCGAgaggggcggcggcggcgggattCCCGCGCTGCTGGGCCCGGCCCGAGAGCCCTTTCCaccttcctgcctcctgctcccgcCGCCCCGGGGCGCCGCCATGACG CCCGATCTGCTCAACTTCAAGAAGGGATGGATGTCGATCTTGGACGAGCCTGGAGAG TGGAAGAAGCACTGGTTCGTGCTGACAGATTCAAGCCTGAAGTACTACAGGGATTCCACCGCTGAGGAG GCCGACGAGCTGGATGGCGAGATCGACCTGCGCTCTTGCACGGACGTCACCGAGTATGCGGTGCAGCGTAACTACGGCTTCCAGATCCAC ACCAAGGACGCTGTCTACACCTTGTCGGCCATGACCTCGGGGATCCGGCGAAACTGGATCGAGGCTCTGAGGAAGACCGTGCGACCCACCTCTGCCCCAGATGTCACCAA GCTCTCGGACTGCAATAAGGAGAACACGCTGCACGGCTACAGCACCCAGAAgggctccctgaaggcaggggaGCAGCGGGGGGGCTCTGAGGTCATCGGTCGGGGCAGCCTGCGGAAGGCGGACGGGCAGCGGCAGTCCCTGGACTACGTGGAGCTCTCCCCGCTGACTCAGGGCTCCCCGCAACGGGCCCGCACCCCGGCCCGCACTCTCGACCGCCCGGccaagcaggaggagctggagcGGGACCTGGCCCAGCGCTCCGAGGAGCGGCGCAAGTGGTTTGAGGCCACGGACAGCCGGCCCCCGGAGACCGCTGGTGGCGAGGGGCCACGCAGGGGCCTGGGTGCCCCCCTGACTGAGGACCAGCAGAGCCGGCTCAGTGAGGAGATTGAGAAGAAGtggcaggagctggagaagcTGCCCCTGCGGGAGAACAGGCGGGTGCCTCTCACCGCCCTGCTCAACCAAGGCCGTGGGGAGCGCCGGGGGCCCCCAGGTGACAGCCATGAGGCCCTGGAGAAGGAG GTCCAGTCTCTTCGCGCCCAGCTGGAGGCATGGCGTCTTCAGGGAGAGGTTCCTCAGGGTGCACCCAGGTCCCAGGAGGACAGCCACATCCCCCCGGGCTACATCTCGCAG GTAGACATGAtcactgtgcccattttacaaacaagcCACTGA
- the TRIOBP gene encoding TRIO and F-actin-binding protein isoform X1, with protein sequence MGGWKGPGQRRGREGPEERRRAAERGGGGGIPALLGPAREPFPPSCLLLPPPRGAAMTPDLLNFKKGWMSILDEPGEWKKHWFVLTDSSLKYYRDSTAEEADELDGEIDLRSCTDVTEYAVQRNYGFQIHTKDAVYTLSAMTSGIRRNWIEALRKTVRPTSAPDVTKLSDCNKENTLHGYSTQKGSLKAGEQRGGSEVIGRGSLRKADGQRQSLDYVELSPLTQGSPQRARTPARTLDRPAKQEELERDLAQRSEERRKWFEATDSRPPETAGGEGPRRGLGAPLTEDQQSRLSEEIEKKWQELEKLPLRENRRVPLTALLNQGRGERRGPPGDSHEALEKEVQSLRAQLEAWRLQGEVPQGAPRSQEDSHIPPGYISQEACERSLAAMESSHQQVMEELQRHHERELQRLQQEKEWLLAEETAATASAIEAMKKAYQEELSRELSKTRSLQQGPDGLRKQHQSDVAALKRELQVLSEQYSQKCLEIGALTRQAEEREHTLRRCQQEGQELLRHNQELHARLSEEIDRLRGFIASQGTGDGCGRGSERSSCELEVLLRVKENELQYLKKEVQCLRDELQMLQKDKRFTSGKYQDVYVELNHIKTRSEREIEQLKEHLRLAMAALQEKESLRNSLAE encoded by the exons atgggCGGATGGAAGGGGCCGGGGCAGCGCCGGGGAAGGGAAGGGCCGGAGGAGCGGCGGCGGGCGGCCGAgaggggcggcggcggcgggattCCCGCGCTGCTGGGCCCGGCCCGAGAGCCCTTTCCaccttcctgcctcctgctcccgcCGCCCCGGGGCGCCGCCATGACG CCCGATCTGCTCAACTTCAAGAAGGGATGGATGTCGATCTTGGACGAGCCTGGAGAG TGGAAGAAGCACTGGTTCGTGCTGACAGATTCAAGCCTGAAGTACTACAGGGATTCCACCGCTGAGGAG GCCGACGAGCTGGATGGCGAGATCGACCTGCGCTCTTGCACGGACGTCACCGAGTATGCGGTGCAGCGTAACTACGGCTTCCAGATCCAC ACCAAGGACGCTGTCTACACCTTGTCGGCCATGACCTCGGGGATCCGGCGAAACTGGATCGAGGCTCTGAGGAAGACCGTGCGACCCACCTCTGCCCCAGATGTCACCAA GCTCTCGGACTGCAATAAGGAGAACACGCTGCACGGCTACAGCACCCAGAAgggctccctgaaggcaggggaGCAGCGGGGGGGCTCTGAGGTCATCGGTCGGGGCAGCCTGCGGAAGGCGGACGGGCAGCGGCAGTCCCTGGACTACGTGGAGCTCTCCCCGCTGACTCAGGGCTCCCCGCAACGGGCCCGCACCCCGGCCCGCACTCTCGACCGCCCGGccaagcaggaggagctggagcGGGACCTGGCCCAGCGCTCCGAGGAGCGGCGCAAGTGGTTTGAGGCCACGGACAGCCGGCCCCCGGAGACCGCTGGTGGCGAGGGGCCACGCAGGGGCCTGGGTGCCCCCCTGACTGAGGACCAGCAGAGCCGGCTCAGTGAGGAGATTGAGAAGAAGtggcaggagctggagaagcTGCCCCTGCGGGAGAACAGGCGGGTGCCTCTCACCGCCCTGCTCAACCAAGGCCGTGGGGAGCGCCGGGGGCCCCCAGGTGACAGCCATGAGGCCCTGGAGAAGGAG GTCCAGTCTCTTCGCGCCCAGCTGGAGGCATGGCGTCTTCAGGGAGAGGTTCCTCAGGGTGCACCCAGGTCCCAGGAGGACAGCCACATCCCCCCGGGCTACATCTCGCAG GAAGCATGTGAGCGCAGCCTGGCAGCGATGGAGTCCTCGCACCAGCAGGTGATGGAGGAGCTGCAGCGGCACCACGAGCGCGAGCTGCAGCGGCTGCAGCAGGAGAAGGAGTGGCTGCTGGCTGAGGAGACGGCGGCCACGGCCTCAG CCATCGAGGCCATGAAGAAGGCCTACCAGGAGGAGCTGAGTCGGGAACTGAGCAAGACACGGAGCCTCCAGCAGGGCCCGGATGGCCTTCGCAAGCAGCACCA GTCCGACGTGGCGGCGCTGAAGCGGGAGCTGCAGGTGTTGTCGGAGCAGTACTCGCAGAAGTGTCTGGAGATCGGGGCCCTGACGCGGCAGGCCGAGGAGCGGGAGCACACGCTGCGGCGCTGCCAGCAGGAGGGCCAGGAGCTGCTGCGTCACAACCAG GAGCTGCACGCCCGCCTGTCAGAGGAGATCGACCGGCTGCGTGGCTTCATTGCCTCCCAGGGCACGGGGGACGGCTGTGGGCGCGGCAGCGAGCGGAGCTCCTGTGAGCTGGAG GTGTTGCTGCGAGTTAAGGAGAACGAGCTCCAGTACCTAAAGAAGGAGGTGCAGTGTCTCCGGGACGAGCTGCAGATGCTGCAGAAG GACAAGCGCTTCACCTCGGGGAAGTACCAGGATGTGTACGTGGAGCTGAACCACATCAAGACCCGGTCGGAGCGGGAGATCGAGCAGCTGAAGGAGCACCTGCGCCTCGCTATGGCTGCCCTGCAGGAGAAGGAGTCCCTGCGCAACAGCCTGGCCGAGTAG